Proteins encoded by one window of Nicotiana tabacum cultivar K326 chromosome 10, ASM71507v2, whole genome shotgun sequence:
- the LOC107767094 gene encoding peptidyl-prolyl cis-trans isomerase CYP20-1 isoform X1 encodes MRTKMAKNSFVLLLCSLVIFGTLTVAQGKKSQENLKEITHKVFFDVEIDGKPAGRVVIGLFGKTVPKTSENFRALCTGEKGIGKSGKPLHYKGSTFHRIIPSFMLQGGDFTLGDGRGGESIYGEKFADENFKIKHTGPGLLSMANAGSDTNGSQFFITTVTTSWLDGRHVVFGKVLSGMDVVYKVEAEGRQSGTPKSKVVIAESGELSL; translated from the exons ATGCGAACAAAGATGGCAAAGAATTCATTCGTTTTGCTGCTCTGCAGTTTAGTCATTTTCGGAACTCTAACGGTTGCTCAG GGCAAAAAGTCCCAGGAAAATCTAAAAGAAATAACTCACAAGGTTTTCTTTGATGTTGAGATTGATGGTAAACCTGCAG GTCGTGTTGTTATAGGTCTCTTTGGTAAAACAGTTCCTAAAACATCAG AAAATTTCAGAGCATTGTGCACAG GGGAGAAAGGTATTGGAAAGAGTGGCAAGCCTCTTCATTACAAGGGAAGCACATTCCATAGAATAATCCCCAGCTTCATGCTTCAAGGTGGTGATTTCACCCTTGGTGATGGTCGTGGAGGGGAATCAATTTACGGGGAGAAGTTTGCTGATGAAAACTTCAAGATCAAGCACACTGGACCTG GGCTTTTGTCGATGGCAAATGCTGGTTCTGACACCAATGGTTCACAATTCTTCATCACAACCGTCACAACTAGCTG GTTGGATGGTCGACATGTTGTGTTTGGAAAGGTGTTATCTGGAATGGATGTGGTTTATAAGGTTGAAGCTGAAGGAAGACAAAGTGGAACACCCAAAAGCAAAGTTGTCATAGCAGAAAGCGGTGAACTTTCACTATAA
- the LOC107767094 gene encoding peptidyl-prolyl cis-trans isomerase CYP20-1 isoform X2 — MRTKMAKNSFVLLLCSLVIFGTLTVAQGKKSQENLKEITHKVFFDVEIDGKPAENFRALCTGEKGIGKSGKPLHYKGSTFHRIIPSFMLQGGDFTLGDGRGGESIYGEKFADENFKIKHTGPGLLSMANAGSDTNGSQFFITTVTTSWLDGRHVVFGKVLSGMDVVYKVEAEGRQSGTPKSKVVIAESGELSL, encoded by the exons ATGCGAACAAAGATGGCAAAGAATTCATTCGTTTTGCTGCTCTGCAGTTTAGTCATTTTCGGAACTCTAACGGTTGCTCAG GGCAAAAAGTCCCAGGAAAATCTAAAAGAAATAACTCACAAGGTTTTCTTTGATGTTGAGATTGATGGTAAACCTGCAG AAAATTTCAGAGCATTGTGCACAG GGGAGAAAGGTATTGGAAAGAGTGGCAAGCCTCTTCATTACAAGGGAAGCACATTCCATAGAATAATCCCCAGCTTCATGCTTCAAGGTGGTGATTTCACCCTTGGTGATGGTCGTGGAGGGGAATCAATTTACGGGGAGAAGTTTGCTGATGAAAACTTCAAGATCAAGCACACTGGACCTG GGCTTTTGTCGATGGCAAATGCTGGTTCTGACACCAATGGTTCACAATTCTTCATCACAACCGTCACAACTAGCTG GTTGGATGGTCGACATGTTGTGTTTGGAAAGGTGTTATCTGGAATGGATGTGGTTTATAAGGTTGAAGCTGAAGGAAGACAAAGTGGAACACCCAAAAGCAAAGTTGTCATAGCAGAAAGCGGTGAACTTTCACTATAA